From one Rubrobacter xylanophilus genomic stretch:
- a CDS encoding cysteine desulfurase-like protein, which produces MQKAFDVEAVRKEFPALGRTVGGRPAVYLDGPGGSQVARSAIEAVSGYMERGGANLHGAFATSVETEEIIREARSSVAALLGAEAEEVAFGPNMTTLTFALSRALAREWGEGDEIVVTELDHRANVDPWLLAASDKGVKTRWIRVDTETLTLDLSDLEEKINEGTRLVAVGLASNAVGTVNDVAEISRRAHEVGAVVAVDAVHAAPHIPIDRDALGADIISCSAYKFFGPHVGIDAVRRPLFERLAPYKVEPAPDAIPDKLETGTQNHEGIAGVKGAIDFVASLGSGGSLRERVLSGMAAIEEHEASLAAELRAGLRELPGLTLYAAPEETPKTPTFAFRMENHTPREVCARLAREGIFAADGDFYASTLAGRLGLQQSGGFVRVGLAPYNTREEVQRLLQALAGLARGRPSRNPLP; this is translated from the coding sequence ATGCAGAAAGCTTTCGACGTGGAGGCGGTTCGGAAGGAATTCCCGGCGCTCGGGCGCACCGTGGGCGGGCGTCCCGCGGTCTACCTGGACGGGCCCGGCGGCTCGCAAGTCGCAAGGAGCGCGATAGAGGCGGTATCAGGCTACATGGAGCGCGGCGGGGCGAACCTGCACGGAGCCTTCGCCACGAGCGTCGAGACCGAGGAGATCATCCGCGAGGCACGCTCTTCGGTGGCGGCGCTGCTCGGCGCGGAGGCGGAGGAGGTCGCCTTCGGTCCGAACATGACCACGCTCACCTTCGCCCTCTCGCGGGCGCTGGCGAGGGAGTGGGGAGAGGGCGACGAGATCGTCGTCACCGAGCTCGACCACCGCGCCAACGTCGACCCCTGGCTCCTCGCCGCTTCGGATAAGGGAGTAAAGACACGTTGGATCCGGGTGGACACCGAGACCCTCACCCTCGACCTCTCCGACCTGGAGGAGAAGATAAACGAGGGAACCCGCCTCGTCGCCGTCGGTCTCGCCTCGAACGCGGTGGGCACGGTGAACGACGTGGCGGAGATCTCCCGCCGGGCGCACGAGGTCGGGGCCGTCGTCGCGGTGGACGCGGTGCACGCCGCGCCGCACATCCCGATCGACCGCGACGCGCTCGGGGCGGACATCATCTCCTGCTCGGCGTACAAGTTCTTCGGGCCGCACGTGGGGATCGACGCGGTGAGGCGGCCCCTCTTCGAACGCCTCGCGCCGTACAAGGTCGAGCCCGCCCCCGATGCCATCCCCGACAAACTGGAGACGGGCACCCAGAACCACGAGGGGATCGCCGGGGTCAAGGGAGCCATAGACTTCGTCGCCTCGCTCGGCAGCGGCGGGAGCCTGCGCGAGAGGGTTCTCTCCGGGATGGCCGCGATCGAGGAGCACGAGGCCTCCCTCGCCGCGGAGCTGCGCGCCGGCCTGCGCGAGCTCCCCGGCCTCACCCTCTACGCCGCCCCCGAGGAGACCCCGAAGACCCCTACCTTCGCCTTCCGGATGGAGAACCATACCCCACGCGAAGTGTGCGCCCGGCTGGCCCGGGAAGGGATCTTCGCCGCCGACGGGGACTTCTACGCCTCCACCCTCGCCGGGAGACTCGGGCTCCAGCAGAGCGGGGGCTTCGTCCGGGTCGGACTCGCCCCCTACAACACCCGTGAAGAGGTGCAGCGCCTCCTGCAGGCGCTCGCCGGCCTCGCCCGAGGCCGGCCGTCTCGGAATCCCCTACCATAG